From one Streptomyces sp. R41 genomic stretch:
- a CDS encoding TetR family transcriptional regulator yields the protein MPAPTDSPRQDSSGSDEAPEKGPGKTPAKSEQTRALILETAMRLFQERGYDKTTMRAIAKEAGVSVGNAYYYFAGKEHLIQGFYDRIATEHQVAVREVLDRETDLEARLGGVLKAWLDIATPYHEFAVQFFKNAADPDSPLSPFSPESEHARVEAISVHREVLAGAKTKVPEELRDALPELMWLSQMGLVLYWVFDRTEGRERSYRLAERGARLTARGVSLARFRVLRPLVHEVHELFTDFLPGMTKVLPDPAKKGSS from the coding sequence GTGCCAGCACCAACAGACAGCCCCCGTCAGGACAGCTCCGGCTCCGACGAGGCCCCCGAAAAAGGTCCCGGCAAGACTCCCGCCAAGAGCGAGCAGACCCGTGCCCTGATCCTGGAGACGGCGATGCGGCTGTTCCAGGAGCGGGGGTACGACAAGACGACCATGCGGGCCATCGCCAAGGAGGCCGGGGTCTCCGTCGGCAACGCGTACTACTACTTCGCCGGCAAGGAGCACCTGATCCAGGGTTTCTACGACCGGATCGCCACCGAGCACCAGGTGGCGGTACGGGAGGTGCTGGACCGCGAGACGGATCTGGAGGCCCGGCTCGGCGGGGTGCTGAAGGCGTGGCTGGACATCGCCACCCCGTACCACGAGTTCGCGGTGCAGTTCTTCAAGAACGCCGCCGACCCGGACAGCCCGCTCAGCCCCTTCTCCCCCGAGTCGGAGCACGCGCGCGTGGAGGCCATCAGCGTCCACCGGGAGGTGCTGGCCGGGGCGAAGACCAAGGTGCCCGAGGAACTCCGGGACGCGCTGCCCGAATTGATGTGGCTCTCCCAGATGGGGCTCGTCCTGTACTGGGTCTTCGACCGGACCGAGGGGCGCGAGCGCAGCTACCGGCTGGCCGAGCGCGGCGCCCGGCTGACCGCTCGGGGCGTCTCGCTGGCCCGCTTCCGCGTCCTGCGGCCCCTCGTCCACGAGGTGCACGAGCTGTTCACGGACTTCCTGCCGGGGATGACCAAGGTCCTGCCCGACCCGGCTAAGAAGGGCTCCTCCTAG
- a CDS encoding VOC family protein, which produces MSDDVSYELLGFDNVLLPVGDLGEAVAFYERAGFPIAFRLDEAGIALLKVGKETPGVLLRLDEELSHRPPPWASPRVWVEVRDARAAAVALTAAGIQPLDAPFPVATGWTVEIADPWGNVMGLTDYSKRPELGRKG; this is translated from the coding sequence TCAGATGACGTGTCATACGAGCTGCTCGGATTCGACAACGTACTCCTGCCCGTCGGGGACCTCGGCGAGGCCGTGGCGTTCTACGAGCGGGCCGGGTTCCCGATCGCGTTTCGGCTCGACGAGGCCGGGATCGCGCTGCTGAAGGTGGGCAAGGAGACGCCGGGCGTGTTGTTGCGACTGGACGAGGAGTTGAGTCATCGGCCGCCGCCATGGGCCTCGCCGCGAGTGTGGGTGGAGGTGCGGGACGCCCGGGCCGCCGCGGTCGCCCTCACCGCGGCCGGCATTCAGCCGCTCGACGCCCCCTTCCCCGTGGCCACCGGGTGGACCGTCGAGATCGCCGACCCCTGGGGCAACGTCATGGGACTCACGGACTACAGCAAGCGGCCCGAGCTGGGCCGTAAGGGATGA
- a CDS encoding thiol-disulfide oxidoreductase DCC family protein, translating to MTGFAATRDRGAAHVPVLGLTVLYDAQCSLCTFLSDWLGKQRQLVPLRLVPAGSDEARHRFPGLDHRATLGEITVVGDGGQVYQGAAAWVVTLWALREHRPLAHRLSTPAGARLAKGATLAAAKWREAHAADRWGAGAYQWGEGWRYDPNAGWTYEAPACDSGNCSTGSTR from the coding sequence ATGACCGGCTTCGCGGCCACACGGGACCGGGGCGCCGCGCACGTCCCGGTCCTCGGGCTCACCGTTCTGTACGACGCACAGTGCTCGCTGTGCACCTTTCTGAGCGACTGGCTCGGCAAGCAGCGGCAGTTGGTGCCGCTCCGGCTCGTGCCGGCCGGGTCCGACGAGGCCCGGCACCGCTTCCCTGGGCTCGATCACCGGGCCACCCTCGGCGAGATCACCGTCGTGGGGGACGGCGGGCAGGTCTACCAGGGCGCCGCCGCCTGGGTCGTCACCCTGTGGGCGTTGCGCGAGCACCGGCCGCTCGCCCATCGGCTGAGCACCCCTGCGGGTGCCCGTCTGGCGAAGGGCGCGACGCTCGCCGCCGCCAAGTGGCGGGAGGCCCATGCCGCCGACCGGTGGGGTGCCGGCGCCTATCAGTGGGGAGAGGGGTGGCGTTACGACCCGAACGCGGGATGGACGTACGAAGCTCCCGCCTGCGACAGCGGCAACTGCTCCACCGGTTCCACTCGTTAG